The sequence TCTAGGCTGCTGCTGTGAAATAAGTGGGTCAGACTGCATCTAAACCCCTCTGGGCTGCCGTGCAGGGACACAACCTGACACCAACTGCCATCAGTTTTAACGCTTTTCTCAGGAATCTTCATTCACCAGAGCTCCCGACAGTCCTAAAGCCCCAGAAATTTGGAGCACAGTGCTTAGAGAGATCAGTATGTTCAGGCTGTTTGAGGGTCCTTTGCAGACACCGAGAACACCACCTCTCCCGGCTAAAAGAGGAGACAAGGCTATGCATAGAAAAGCAGCTGTACCCGACAACCAGGCCAAAAGATATGGGGATGGCCTTGGAGAAACATCCTGTTATTTTCGCCACATACCTCTCGCACAATGATTAGTTGTTGGATGAAAGGCTGCTTACAAAGGACGACACACCACGAGCCAGCTGGAGCCATGGCTATCAACACAAGGACAAACAGCGTGGCGGGAGGACTGGTGCTAGATTAGCCTGACAGATGGTTTATCTGAggctcactttttttttgataaaatgcaATAGCACAGAAGCAGCAATCTGTCAATACCAAACCCTCATAGAGAGGGATTTGCACAAGCACTAAGCCGTGGTCCGTCTGTTGTTACTGCTTCTGTCCTCACATGCAGCTGTGCAAATCACACAGACTGTTTCAGCCAGCGATGAAATACCGCTGTCCTCAGGATGGGGCACGGCAATGCCAAAGTAGCAACTGGcagctgaggaggagaaggctgaggagcCCTAACCCCACTGTTAGCAGAGAAACAAGAGTGAAAAGCAGGAACTAAGCAGCAGAACATTTCCTTTTATATAGCACTACTTGCCCTAAGGGAAACACAAAGGGAATTGCGTACGCAGAACTCACTGATTGAGAAAACGTTCTCCTCCTCTTTGGTGATTCTGCAGTGttccagcagcagagctccAATGGGCTGGAAAAGACCCAGAGAGAGGGTTCAACCCACGTCATCCACCAGCACGACAGTGGTCTGAACCCACAGAGTTTGCCTAGTGCCTTTTAAGCAAGTTTCATAACCAGGTGCTACTTTTAAAGTAATGCAGTCTAATTCCATGAATGTTCCATGTTCTTTTAATTGACCTTTTTGCGTCTACTGACGTGCTTCATTGTGTTAGTCTTACCCGTAACACCTTGTGTACATTAATTAGGTGTTAAACATTTCTACTTGCTCAGTCTGGGCTTTAGCATTCGTTTCTGTGATGCGAAGACAGCAAAGAAGTTTACTTCCGTGCTCAGTAAATCAAacaaagatgaaatatttaacaCGACACAAAGAACAACTCACGTTATACTCTGCAAGGGCAGTCCTGAAGCCTTGCAAGAGGTTAAGAACAGTGTGTTGATGTACTAGAACAGCTCAGGTTAAACAGACAAACAGTAGGTACTATTTGCTCACCAGCGCGCACTGAGCAAGGACATGAGAACCAAAGGGTGATACAAACCATAAACAAAAGCAAGCCACAAGCGAATTGTTTTGTCCAAGCCAAACAAAATGCGAGAGGCAAATGAGGCAGCAGAGAAGATACTGAAAAACCTGGTTTACTATGTATTTCTGGCACAACTGTTTTACATTAGCATCCTCCACCTACCTGCTCAACTATTTTGATCCATCCAAGAACATAATCTCCCCTCCCtcagaacacacaaaaatgcttACAAATAACcaccagaaaagaagagagcagagcagcactgggtgGCAGTGAAGGAGACGGGCCATGTCCTCAAGGGCCTCATCCTACACCAGCGCAGGAGCCACAGCTGAGACTACAGACACGTGCCAGAGCGATTGGGGCGTCTTGGCCCCACCCAGAGAACTATGACTGCAGGTCTAGCGAAGCAGCGATAAGTGACTGCACTTTGGCAGAGAGAAAAGGGTACTTCTGAAAACAGGCGCTCAGCCATTATCaggataaaatatttatgatggACTAAGTCTAAACATGCCACTAAAAGCTTTCCAGTTCCTTTGTTTGTAGTACCAGCATGCACACAGCACCTTTCTTCACACTCATTATTAAGATTGCTTATATATTAATTTTCCAACAAGAGGATCTTTAGCAACAGTTATCAAGGGATTCATTAACAATCACCAGATCTCAGCAGTGGCAAAGCCAGAAACAGAACGCAAAGGTCCCATCCCTCGCTGCTTTTTTTCTAGAGCCAAGCAGGGCTTCTGCATGCCCAAACTAACAATATTGACAGGGTATGGCCACAAAAGTTTCCCAGTAACAGTGAGCATTGTACACAAGTAAAATTCCTGgcataaaaaagaagaaacaatgctAATGCTTCTCTTGGATGAGCAAAATATAAGCTTCCCCTCTCAGTTTAGCACAATAAGGCACAGTCCTACAAACAAACATCACAGACTCCACCTTTTGCAGTTTTGGGGCAACTGTTATGTTTAAAAGATTTATTCCAAGCTCACAGGAGAAGCACCAGGGTGTGGTTAGATGGCAGTGCTGCTTCTCACCCCCACGAGTTTTCGCCGAGTTGATGGAAGAGGAAACGTGGGCGCTCTGTCCTGGCTCTGGCAGCCTGTTCCCGTACCATTTTACAAAGCCCACGCAATcaattcacagaaaaagaagagagagggaggaaaacaaacaatgacaacaaaaaaagcagattcCATACCTCTGCTTCATCTGTCCGGAAGTAGAAGAGAAAGTTGACAACGAGCTTCACGAGGCGTTTCTttaacactgcaaaaaaaaagagcattgaGGTAGGCAGAAGGGCCAAGCCAGCCAGCACAGGGGACAGAGGGAAGCCCCTTCCacccctgccagcacccagcgCGGCGCTCATTCAACCAAACCTACGGGGAAGCTCCGGTATGGTTTAGACTTTTGGTCCTAGAGGAGCTCGCGACCCTCAACCTGCTCGGGAAAGGCACCCTCTGCATCGACCCCGCCGTGCTGTCCTCGGCTGAACTGCAGCCACAAGGTGACAGAATTCGCTTTGCAGCTTCGAGTGGCTTCTGGGCAGACAGAGCCCACAGCACTGTGTCACTGACACGCAGACGACGCAGCTGCCCAGCCGACAGGACCTCCGCCAACCCGAGGGAGTGCTCCAAATCCCGGGGGATTCCCTGAGTGGGGCTGTCAGCATTGATGTCACCTCTGAGGGACAAAGTCCCCCAGAATGCTGCCAAGTCCTTGGGGGGAGGAAAGACCCTGGACAAGGGAGCGAGTTCCTTTAACGCTCGTACTCCAGTGCTGGTTTGCAAGGAAATTTGCTGGGAGATTTCAGGAAACAGCCTCTTCCTCTGATCCCCTGGTCCCTCATGGCCCCTACAGCCACACTGGCCCCAGCCACACCCCATCCCTCCactccagccccccccaaaccagatACCACCACTAATGCTCCCCAGTCCTACACACCAGTCCTCCCAGTCCTGCCTCCCAATACCCCTAGTCCTGCCCACCCAATACAGCCAGTCCTAATCCACCCCCCTACCCCTGCCCCGCCCAGTACTCCCAGTCCAGCCCTGGTCCTACGCGCCCTTTCCCAGTCCCGATTCTCCAGTACCACCAGTCCTGCCCCCCTCCCAGGGCGCCCAGTTCTCCCAATCCCTCTCCCCAGTCCCCCTCTGAGCCCTATCCACCCAGCAATTCCAGTCCTGGCCCTCCACTCACTCCCAGTCCTACCCTCCACCTCCACCAGCCCCAACCCCAGCCCCTCCTCACCGCTCCCCTTCTTGGGCACCCGCATCAAGACCTCGGCCGCCTTCTCGGCGGGCTGCCGGGCCAGGGACAGCAGCTCCCGCTCGTTGTACCGCATGGCgaggtgtcccccccccaccccgccacCGCCGCCCGCCCCTCAGCCCTCTACGGCCGCCCCATCCCGCCGCCCTGCGTCCCGGAACCGGAAGCGCCCGCACCGGAAGCTGCGCGCCGTGAACGGGGAAGGGAGGGCAACGCGCATGCGCGGCGCGGGAGCGGGGTTGTGCGCATCGGTACGGGCCGGGGGGCTTTGTCGGGGGGTCTGGCTGTCCCTGAGGGGTGTGTGGGGGTGATCTTTGATGAAGGGCGCTTGGGgagtgtttgggggggggggggctttggcTCTCGCtgaggagctggggctgtttggggggggggggctttggcCCTtgctgaggggctggggggtgcttGAGGGGGGTGTTGACCCTTGCTGAGGTGTTGGGGGGGCGACTTTGGCTCTCgctgaggggctgggggtgtttgggggggctTTGGCTCTTACTAGGGAGCGTTTGAGGGGGGTTTTGGCCCTTGCTGAGGGGCTGGGGATGTTTGGGGGGTGTTGACCCTTGCTGAGGTGTTGGGGGGAACTTGGGGGGGGCTTTGAGGCTTGGTGAGGGGCTAGGGGCTGTTTGGGGGGGTGTTGACCCTTGCTGAGGTGTTGGGGAATGCTTGGGGTGGGCTTTGGGCCttggtgaggggctgggggctgttTGGGATGGGCTCTGACCTTTCCTGGGGAGCGTTTGAGGGGGGCTTTGGCCCTtgctgaggggctgggggtgtttgggggggttgACCCTtgctgaggggctgggggtgtttggggggcTTGTTTACCCTTGCTGAGGTGTTGGGGGGCGCTTGGGGGGTGGCTTTGAGGCTtggtgaggcgctggggggtgtttgggggggctCTGACCCTTGCTGGGGAGCATTTGAGGGGGGCTTTGGCCCTTGCTGACGGGCTGGGGGTGTTTGGGGCGAGGGGCGTATTGATCCTCGCTGTAGGGCTGGGAGGTGTTTGGAGGGAGCTTTGACCCTTGCTGAGTGGTTGGAGGGAATTAGGGGGGACTTTGACCCTTGCTCGGGGGCATTTGAGGGGGGCTTTTACTCTTGCTGAGGGCCTGGGTGTCTGTGTGGCCTTCCCGCAAAGGTCTGACTCTTGTTGGGGGATTTCTCTTTGTGTggggggaggtgtggg comes from Haliaeetus albicilla chromosome 8, bHalAlb1.1, whole genome shotgun sequence and encodes:
- the PLEKHJ1 gene encoding pleckstrin homology domain-containing family J member 1 — encoded protein: MRYNERELLSLARQPAEKAAEVLMRVPKKGSVLKKRLVKLVVNFLFYFRTDEAEPIGALLLEHCRITKEEENVFSISFIEEPERKYCFECDSEEQCQEWIEALKRASYEFMRRSLIFYRNEIQKMTGKDPLEQYGISEEARFQLGTRKQ